The following nucleotide sequence is from Paraburkholderia flava.
CTAATCGGGTAAAATGTCGGCCTACGCGTGCAGCAAACCGGCCGATCCAAAGCCGGGCCACGTGTTTCGCAGCGCTTCCCGCGAGACACCGCCCCCACGACCATTTGCCGCACCACCGGGCCGCGCCGCCCGCCTCTTCCGCTTTCCGCTCAATGCCAAGGACCCGCCCATGACAGGCTTCGATCGTCAGACGATCTCCGACACCACCGCCAAAATGCTGCTCGAAGTGCAAGCCGTGCACTTCAACGCCGAAAAACCGTACATCTTCACGTCCGGCTGGGCGAGCCCGGTCTATATCGACTGCCGCAAGCTGATCTCGTACCCCCGCGTGCGTCGCGGCCTGATGGACATGGCCGAAGCGACGATCCTGCGCGACGTCGGCTACGAACAGATCGACGCGGTCGCCGGCGGCGAAACCGCAGGCATTCCGTTCGCCGCATGGCTGTCGGACCGCCTGATGGTGCCGATGCAATACGTGCGCAAGAAGCCGAAGGGCTTCGGCCGCAATGCGCAGATCGAAGGCCTGCTGACCGAAGGCCAGCGCGTGCTGCTCGTCGAGGATCTGACCACCGACAGCCGCAGCAAGATCAACTTCATCAACGCGCTGCGCACGGCCGGCGCGCAGGTGAATCACTGCTTCGTGCTGTTCCACTACAACATCTTCAAGGAAAGCGTGTCGGTCCTGAAGGACATCGACGTCGATCTGCACGCGCTCGCAACATGGTGGGACGTGCTGCGCGTCGCGAAGGCCTC
It contains:
- a CDS encoding orotate phosphoribosyltransferase, which translates into the protein MTGFDRQTISDTTAKMLLEVQAVHFNAEKPYIFTSGWASPVYIDCRKLISYPRVRRGLMDMAEATILRDVGYEQIDAVAGGETAGIPFAAWLSDRLMVPMQYVRKKPKGFGRNAQIEGLLTEGQRVLLVEDLTTDSRSKINFINALRTAGAQVNHCFVLFHYNIFKESVSVLKDIDVDLHALATWWDVLRVAKASGYFETKTLDEVEKFLHAPAEWSAAHGGATAAPQ